The Callospermophilus lateralis isolate mCalLat2 chromosome 3, mCalLat2.hap1, whole genome shotgun sequence genome has a segment encoding these proteins:
- the LOC143393911 gene encoding olfactory receptor 4K13-like produces MEKQNHSMVSEFILLGLTESRELQIFFYLFFSIIYVSIVLGNLIVIFVVKLDPQLHSPMYFLLANLSFIDMSLASFATPKMIYNLNSGYNTISYEGCMTQMFFLHLLGGSEMMVLVAMAIDRYIAICKPLHYKSIMSNRVCTGLILLSWTTGFVHTMSQMVFTVTLPFCGPNVVDSFFCDLPRVIKLACTDTYILELLVIADSGLLSLFCFIVLFLSYSIILITVQHHSSRGPSKALSTLSAHITVVVLFFGPCIFIYVWPFNSVSIDKILSVFYTIFTPLLNPIIYTFRNKDMKNALRKIKTKHMISRSVF; encoded by the coding sequence atggaaaaacaaaatcacTCCATGGTGTCTGAGTTTATTTTGTTGGGACTCACAGAGTCTCGTGAATTACAGATTttcttttacttgtttttttccattatctatgtatcCATTGTGCTAGGTAACCTCATCGTTATCTTTGTAGTGAAATTGGATCCCCAACTGCACTCTCCTATGTACTTCCTACTGGCTAACCTCTCCTTCATTGATATGTCCCTGGCCTCCTTTGCTACTCCTAAGATGATCTATAACTTAAATAGTGGATATAATACCATATCCTATGAAGGCTGCATGACCCAGATGTTTTTCCTTCACCTTTTAGGTGGAAGTGAGATGATGGTTCTTGTAGCCATGGCAATTGATAGATACATTGCCATATGTAAACCCCTCCATTACAAAAGTATTATGAGCAATCGTGTTTGTACTGGACTTATACTTCTTTCCTGGACCACTGGTTTTGTGCACACTATGAGCCAAATGGTTTTCACAGTGACTTTGCCCTTCTGTGGTCCAAATGTTGTGGATAGTTTTTTTTGTGATCTTCCTCGGGTCATCAAACTTGCCTGCACTGACACTTACATCCTGGAGCTGTTAGTCATTGCAGACAGTGGACTACTCTCTTTGTTCTGTTTCATCGTTCTGTTCCTCTCCTACAGCATCATCCTGATTACTGTTCAGCATCACTCTTCCAGGGGGCCTTCCAAAGCTTTGTCCACTCTTTCAGCCCACATTACAGTGGTTGTGCTATTCTTTGGACCTTGCATCTTTATCTATGTATGGCCTTTCAACAGTGTGTCCATTGATAAGATTCTCTCTGTGTTTTATACAATTTTTACTCCCCTTTTAAATCCAATCATCTATACATTCAGAAATAAAGACATGAAGAAtgcattaagaaaaataaagaccAAGCATATGATTTCCAGATCAGTCTTTTAA